In the genome of Thermomicrobiales bacterium, one region contains:
- a CDS encoding response regulator transcription factor, whose product MRVLVVEDESRLAELLRQGLCEEGFAVDTAECAEEALDWIASTPYDLLLLDVMLPGMSGIELCRQLRTRGNATPILMLTARDAVPDRVAGLDAGADDYLVKPFAFAELLARLRALTRRPPTGADPVLTAGDYRLDPATRQVWHADQPVELGQKEFRILEYLMRNPNRVLTRAMIADNIWDYDSAPTTNAIDVHIRSLRAKLHDEYPHGRIETVRGAGYRLRGNP is encoded by the coding sequence ATGCGTGTGCTCGTCGTCGAGGACGAATCACGACTTGCCGAATTGCTGCGGCAGGGTCTGTGCGAAGAAGGATTCGCGGTCGATACGGCCGAATGCGCGGAAGAAGCGCTCGACTGGATCGCCTCTACCCCGTATGACCTGCTGCTGCTCGATGTGATGCTGCCCGGCATGAGCGGCATCGAACTCTGCCGGCAGCTCCGCACCCGCGGGAATGCGACGCCCATCCTCATGCTGACCGCCCGGGATGCCGTACCCGACCGGGTGGCCGGACTCGACGCCGGCGCAGACGACTACCTGGTGAAACCGTTCGCGTTCGCCGAACTGCTGGCACGCCTGCGCGCCCTGACTCGCCGCCCACCAACCGGGGCCGATCCTGTGCTGACGGCCGGCGACTACCGGCTCGATCCCGCCACGCGGCAGGTCTGGCACGCCGATCAACCGGTCGAGCTCGGTCAGAAAGAGTTCCGCATCCTCGAATACCTGATGCGAAACCCAAATCGTGTGCTGACGCGCGCCATGATCGCGGACAATATCTGGGACTACGACAGCGCGCCGACGACCAACGCCATCGATGTCCATATCCGCTCGTTGCGCGCCAAGCTCCACGACGAGTATCCCCATGGCCGCATCGAAACCGTGCGCGGCGCCGGCTATCGGCTGCGCGGCAACCCGTGA
- a CDS encoding HAMP domain-containing protein, whose protein sequence is MNRRLPIRWRLTLWYTVLSAIGLLLLGTALSVGLRSALFESFEEQVRNETAFALNAVSHADGQLRIAPDGIAQLENDDHFVRLIDPTGQIVYQSVTALDDIPLDRTSYRKALSGGSAYDVRRGTGDAIGIVSQPVARSGEIVGVLQVGSSRGDTEEVLHTILLAFLIAGPVVLLLAAGGGYFMAGRALAPVRQITQLAATVDPSDLDARLALDLPDDELGRLAQTFDAMLARIERGFEQQRQFTADAAHELRT, encoded by the coding sequence GTGAACCGCCGGCTGCCAATTCGCTGGCGGTTGACCCTCTGGTACACCGTGCTGAGCGCAATCGGACTGTTGTTGCTTGGGACTGCACTCTCTGTCGGTTTGCGGTCGGCCCTCTTCGAGAGTTTCGAAGAACAGGTCCGCAACGAAACGGCGTTTGCGCTCAACGCGGTTTCTCACGCGGACGGACAGCTGCGAATTGCGCCAGATGGCATCGCTCAGCTCGAGAATGACGACCACTTCGTGCGGTTGATCGATCCCACCGGCCAGATCGTGTATCAGTCAGTCACGGCGCTCGACGACATACCGCTCGATCGAACGAGCTATCGCAAGGCGTTGTCCGGAGGGAGCGCCTATGACGTTCGCCGGGGCACGGGAGACGCGATCGGTATCGTGAGTCAGCCGGTTGCGCGCTCCGGCGAGATCGTCGGAGTGCTGCAAGTAGGTTCCAGCCGAGGCGATACCGAGGAAGTGCTTCACACGATTCTGCTGGCGTTCCTGATCGCCGGGCCGGTGGTGCTGCTGCTGGCGGCGGGTGGCGGCTACTTCATGGCCGGCCGAGCACTGGCGCCGGTACGCCAAATCACCCAACTCGCCGCGACGGTCGATCCGTCCGACCTGGACGCTCGGCTCGCGCTCGATCTACCCGACGACGAACTTGGCCGGTTGGCGCAAACCTTCGACGCCATGCTGGCGCGTATCGAGCGTGGCTTCGAGCAGCAACGGCAGTTCACCGCCGACGCTGCCCACGAACTGCGCACCC